Proteins from one Triticum aestivum cultivar Chinese Spring chromosome 7A, IWGSC CS RefSeq v2.1, whole genome shotgun sequence genomic window:
- the LOC123147358 gene encoding extra-large guanine nucleotide-binding protein 3 has protein sequence MAGATETATWEEMLRRMLPPGTAIPEGAAGNLDYSIALEYDGPPVAYEVPRIAPVDMADVPTAEPVSASYGLLGNGGAAVPVAPVFRPPASRARAEPPRARRGAGPADSAPRDEASRPATRARQEPPSPVQVRRSSEFAHSGPQNEGYSDSDDDSRRSVSRESAPSYQGQSDGGRHAMAAPEGRRSHVVTFGLADDSKYDQSSELDDTRSEQFVAVTRTEKRGKTCDRCGKRKWESKESCIVCDKRYCGYCLLRAMGSMPEGRKCITCIGRPIYEGKRSKLGKSSRILSRLLSSLEVRQILKAEKECQANQLRPEQLIVNGFPLCQEEMSDLLSCPRPPQNLKPGRYWYDKESGLWGKEGEKPNRVVSTNLNFNGKIQPNASNGNTQVYMNGREITSIERKILRFAQVQCPRDTHFWVYHDGGYEEEGQNNIKGKIWESPLTRFVCTLVSLPVPPANSVEPRDDAPYSARTVPEYLDQKRIQKLLILGSPGAGTSTIFKQAKLLYGSRFTPEELDNIKLMIQSNMFKYLGTLLEGRERFEEEALAIPNNPNSEDGDTQQDGNESSGLNSCIYSINAKLKKFSDWLLDIIAMGDLDAFFPAATREYAPVVDELWKHPAIQATYKRKDELYFLPDVAEYFLSRAIEVSSNEYEPSEKDVLYAEGVSQGNGLAFIDFTLDERNPMSELYGDSHDPSSQAQNKYQLIRVNAKGLNEGCKWVEMFEDVRAVIFSVALSDYDQLGAPASGNSRRLENKMIQSRDLFEATIRHPSFRDTPFVLVLNKFDIFEEKIGRSPLTACEWFSDFDPLRTHNNQSMAQQAFFYVAMKFKNLYAAHTGDRKLFVWQARARDGPTVDEAFRYIREVLRWEDEKEYGGFCPDESFYSTTELSSSRLVEQDWQQHPAADQRQGST, from the exons atgGCGGGGGCGACGGAGACGGCGACCTGGGAGGAGATGCTGCGGCGGATGCTGCCGCCAGGGACCGCCATCCCGGAGGGCGCGGCGGGGAACCTCGACTACTCCATCGCGCTCGAGTACGACGGCCCGCCCGTCGCCTACGAGGTCCCCAGGATCGCCCCCGTCGACATGGCGGACGTGCCCACGGCCGAGCCCGTCTCCGCGTCCTACGGGCTCCTCGGGAACGGCGGCGCCGCCGTGCCCGTCGCGCCCGTCTTCAGGCCGCCGGCGAGCCGGGCGCGCGCCGAGCCGCCGCGAGCCAGGAGAGGCGCGGGGCCGGCCGATTCGGCGCCGCGTGACGAGGCCTCCAGGCCGGCAACCCGGGCGCGCCAGGAGCCGCCATCGCCCGTGCAGGTTAGGAGGAGCTCAGAGTTTGCCCATTCAGGCCCCCAGAATGAGGGGTACTCCGACTCTGACGACGACTCCCGGCGCTCCGTGTCGCGCGAGTCTGCGCCGAGTTACCAGGGCCAGAGCGACGGTGGCAGGCATGCCATGGCTGCGCCGGAGGGGAGGAGGTCTCATGTGGTGACCTTCGGGCTGGCAGATGATAGCAAGTATGACCAGAGCAGCGAGCTCGACGACACCAGGTCGGAGCAGTTCGTGGCCGTGACCAGGacggagaagagggggaagaccTGCGACCGGTGCGGCAAGAGGAAGTGGGAGAGCAAGGAGTCGTGCATCGTCTGCGACAAGAGGTACTGCGGCTACTGCCTGCTCAGGGCCATGGGATCGATGCCGGAAGGCCGCAAGTGTATCACTTGCATTGGCCGGCCGATCTATGAGGGAAAGCGGTCGAAGCTAGGGAAGAGTTCCAGGATACTATCACGGTTGCTCAGCTCGCTGGAGGTAAGGCAAATCTTGAAGGCCGAGAAGGAGTGCCAGGCAAACCAGCTCCGGCCCGAGCAGCTCATCGTCAATGGCttccctctttgtcaagaagagatgTCAGACTTGCTTAGCTGCCCACGGCCTCCTCAAAATCTGAAGCCTGGAAGATATTGGTACGACAAGGAGTCGGGCCTATGGGGAAAG GAAGGGGAAAAGCCAAACCGGGTTGTCAGCACCAACCTGAACTTCAATGGAAAGATTCAGCCCAATGCTAGTAATGGCAACACTCAGGTTTATATGAATGGAAGGGAAATTACCAGCATCGAACGGAAAATTCTGAGG TTTGCACAAGTTCAATGTCCCCGCGATACTCACTTTTGGGTCTATCATGATGGTGGATATGAGGAAGAAGGCCAAAATAACATCAAAGGGAAGATATGGGAGTCA CCTTTGACACGTTTTGTGTGCACCTTGGTTTCACTACCGGTGCCTCCTGCAAACTCTGTTGAGCCCAGAGATGATGCTCCTTATTCAGCAAGAACAGTGCCCGAATACTTAGACCAGAAAAGGATACAAAAACTTCTTATTCTTGGATCACCTGGAGCTGGAACAAGCACCATATTTAAGCAG GCTAAGTTACTATATGGAAGTAGATTTACCCCAGAAGAACTTGACAATATCAAACTAATGATCCAAAGCAACATGTTCAAGTACCTTGGGACTCTGCTAGAGGGCCGTGAGCGCTTCGAGGAAGAGGCTTTAGCTATACCAAATAACCCAAACTCAGAGGATGGGGATACCCAACAAG ATGGAAACGAATCAAGTGGTTTAAATTCCTGCATATACTCAATAAATGCAAAGCTGAAGAAGTTCTCAGATTGGCTTTTGGACATCATAGCAATGGGAGACCTAGATGCATTCTTCCCTGCAGCTACACGTGAATATGCTCCAGTTGTTGATGAGTTGTGGAAGCATCCTGCCATACAAGCAACATATAAAAGAAAGGACGAACTGTATTTTCTCCCTGATGTTGCTGAATACTTCTTGAGCAGG GCTATTGAAGTATCAAGCAATGAGTATGAACCTTCAGAGAAAGATGTCTTGTATGCTGAAGGAGTATCACAAGGAAATGGATTGGCCTTTATTGACTTCACTCTGGACGAACGGAACCCTATGTCAGAACTCTATGGTGACAGTCATGACCCAAGCTCTCAGGCACAAAACAA ATATCAGCTGATTAGGGTCAACGCCAAGGGCTTGAATGAGGGCTGCAAATGGGTTGAAATGTTTGAGGATGTCCGCGCGGTTATATTCTCTGTAGCACTCAGTGACTATGACCAGCTGGGAGCCCCTGCCAGTGGCAACAGTCGGCGCCTCGAGAATAAGATGATTCAGAGCAGGGACTTGTTTGAGGCCACAATCAG GCACCCGTCTTTCCGCGACACACCATTCGTCCTGGTGCTCAACAAGTTCGACATCTTCGAGGAGAAGATCGGGCGGTCCCCACTCACCGCCTGCGAGTGGTTCAGCGACTTCGACCCGCTCCGCACCCACAACAACCAGTCGATGGCGCAGCAGGCGTTCTTCTATGTGGCGATGAAGTTCAAGAACCTGTACGCGGCGCACACGGGCGACCGGAAGCTCTTCGTGTGGCAGGCGCGTGCCCGCGACGGCCCCACCGTCGACGAGGCCTTCCGATACATCAGGGAGGTGCTCCGGTGGGAGGACGAGAAGGAGTACGGGGGCTTCTGCCCGGACGAGTCCTTCTACAGCACCACCGAGCTCAGCTCCTCCCGCCTCGTCGAACAAGACTGGCAGCAACATCCTGCCGCCGACCAGAGACAAGGGAGCACATAG